In the Oncorhynchus nerka isolate Pitt River linkage group LG2, Oner_Uvic_2.0, whole genome shotgun sequence genome, one interval contains:
- the efcc1 gene encoding EF-hand and coiled-coil domain-containing protein 1: MDKILVKDSCDLYGRPARRTQWIASTLAYHYGLDRGVENEIIVLATGLDQYLQEIFHHMDCTGDGKISMEDFNILCEILGLNKDSESEECVGVLDNLPSEFTFRQFHAKLCGYFSTKAGSQYENGRLLVGKDSEHIETQIRLRIPLRRRKKMLSLGTGGRESRGSSPNSDRHLPGCRQLRASCTRECYEEIVALEEAEERITKLQDENASLRELVEDMRAALQSSDARSLALQVGLLKSHSKHESEGGCFIAHHKLSVRTTHSSNNCHGNTKTHNLSHIKTTHSSNPSSQHDPSQYSSLKTSSQYTSLQSLVHEIDPIHSSPNGQVEEAILFNKKLEQELRSSWEAVSELEGCNRALQVEQGDMRRKVEDARQALVSGMGKVKELEAKASRVPVLQRHIQQLEAKASRVPVLQRHIQQLEQKMLYYRLTRLYLQEKKL, from the exons ATGGATAAAATATTGGTTAAAGATAGTTGTGATCTGTACGGCCGACCCGCCCGCAGGACACAATGGATAGCGAGTACCCTGGCTTACCACTACGGACTGGATCGGGGAGTAGAGAACGAAATTATAGTTCTGGCGACCGGACTGGACCAGTATCTGCAGGAGATCTTCCACCACATGGACTGTACAGGAGATGGGAAGATATCCATGGAGGACTTTAATATTCTGTGTGAGATCTTGGGGTTGAACAAAGACTCTGAGTCGGAGGAGTGTGTGGGGGTCCTGGATAATCTGCCCAGTGAGTTTACCTTCAGGCAGTTCCACGCTAAACTCTGCGGATACTTCAGCACCAAGGCTGGGTCCCAGTATGAGAACGGGAGGTTACTGGTCGGGAAAGACAGCGAGCATATAGAGACTCAGATCCGCCTGAGGATCCCTCTGAGGCGGCGAAAGAAGATGCTATCTCTGGGGACCGGTGGGAGAGAGAGCCGGGGATCGTCACCGAACTCAGATAGACATTTGCCGGGCTGTCGGCAGCTGCGCGCCTCCTGCACCCGGGAGTGTTACGAGGAGATTGTGGCTCTGGAGGAAGCAGAGGAAAGGATAACTAAACTACAGGATGAGAATGCCAGTCTGAGGGAGCTGGTGGAGGATATGAGGGCGGCTCTACAGAGCAGTGATGCCCGCTCCCTGGCACTACAG gtAGGACTGTTGAAGAGCCACTCCAAACACGAATCAGAGGGCGGCTGCTTCATCGCTCATCACAAACTATCTGTCCGGACGACCCACAGCAGCAACAACTGCCATGGGAACACCAAGACCCACAACCTCAGCCACATCAAGACGACCCACAGCAGCAATCCCAGCAGCCAGCATGACCCCAGCCAGTACTCTAGCCTGAAGACCAGTAGCCAGTACACTAGCCTGCAGAGCCTCGTCCATGAGATTGACCCGATCCACAGCTCTCCGAATGGGCAGGTGGAGGAGGCCATTCTGTTTAATAAAAAGCTGGAACAAGAGCTGAGGTCGTCGTGGGAGGCAGTGTCGGAGTTAGAGGGGTGTAACAGGGCACTGCAGGTGGAGCAGGGGGACATGAGGAGGAAGGTGGAGGATGCCCgtcaggcgctggtcagtggaatgGGGAAGGTCAAAGAGCTGGAGGCTAAAGCCAGCAGAGTACCAGTCCTACAGAGACACATCCAGCAGCTGGAGGCTAAAGCCAGCAGAGTACCAGTCCTACAGAGACACATCCAGCAGCTGGAGCAGAAGATGCTCTACTACAGGTTAACACGACTGTACCTTCAGGAAAAAAAGCTTTAG